The Aphis gossypii isolate Hap1 chromosome 3, ASM2018417v2, whole genome shotgun sequence genome includes a region encoding these proteins:
- the LOC114122136 gene encoding facilitated trehalose transporter Tret1-like, with product MEEGRFKTVFITFSIALIASLGSLVCGSWIGWSAPATYLMKTNQTNLEVIDYGMMIAMYDLGNMISPIPCGYLLALYGRKWTIRMIGPMNIIAWITIIIWPSQLGVLYIARLFAGLAKGMTFSSVPMYVGEIAEVQLRGAVLSLFPIMLCVGMLGIQTIGQMLNYIELNILGLCFSVMFTVLFFFMPESPYYLMQQNQRDEAEKSLKRIRAKDDVTDELELIDETVTKQMQSKTTYRELFQNKANRRAFIITAGASMFQRLSGVSPFIHFSSITLPSSNYWMKPLVAVVLFTVSKNIGTLSNMALVDWMGRKPLMLISHAAMSALTALYGLSLYALANGPEDHPLAWCPVILLWLFGFAYSVGAGSLTYTLIGEMFAANVKTKAAPLCVMCLAGSSFLLDGIYTKISRAFGVYTNYYMYAVFNLVWAVVAGFVMIETKGKTFLEIEQILATP from the exons atggagGAAGGAAGATTCAAAACAGTGTTCATTACATTTTCTATAGctctaatag CAAGTTTAGGTTCCTTGGTCTGTGGTTCATGGATCGGATGGTCGGCGCCGGCAACTTACCTAATGAAGACAAACCAGACCAACTTGGAAGTGATTGATTACGGGATGATGATTGCCATGTACGACTTGGGGAACATGATCAGCCCTATCCCGTGCGGTTATCTTTTGGCACTTTACGGCAGGAAGTGGACGATTCGCATGATCGGGCCGATGAACATAATCGCCTGGATCACGATTATCATATGGCCGTCCCAGTTGGGTGTCCTCTACATTGCCAGACTGTTCGCAGGACTGGCAAAGGGAATGACATTCAGCTCCGTACCAATGTATGTGGGTGAAATAGCCGAGGTCCAGTTGCGGGGTGCAGTGTTGTCCTTGTTTCCAATTATGTTATGCGTAGGCATGTTAGGCATACAGACGATCGGTCAGATGCTAAACTACATAGAGCTCAACATTTTGGGTTTGTGTTTCTCAGTCATGTTCACGGTACTCTTTTTCTTTATGCCCGAAAGCCCGTACTATCTGATGCAGCAAAATCAGCGGGATGAAGCAGAGAAATCGCTCAAGAGAATCCGAGCCAAGGATGACGTAACGGACGAGCTGGAGCTCATCGATGAAACGGTTACCAAGCAGATGCAGTCAAAGACCACTTACAGGGAGTTGTTCCAAAACAAGGCCAACCGGAGGGCTTTTATCATTACGGCAGGAGCTAGCATGTTTCAGAGGCTCAGCGGCGTTAGTCCA TTCATACACTTCTCCTCGATCACGCTACCTTCCTCCAACTACTGGATGAAACCGTTGGTGGCCGTCGTGTTGTTCACCGTGTCCAAGAACATCGGCACGCTGTCGAACATGGCGCTGGTGGACTGGATGGGACGGAAACCGCTGATGTTGATCTCGCACGCCGCGATGTCCGCGCTGACGGCCCTGTACGGCTTGAGCCTGTACGCGTTGGCCAACGGGCCCGAAGACCATCCGCTGGCGTGGTGCCCTGTGATCTTGCTGTGGCTGTTCGGCTTTGCGTACTCCGTGGGCGCAGGTTCGCTAACGTACACGCTCATCGGCGAGATGTTCGCGGCCAACGTCAAGACCAAGGCTGCTCCGCTGTGCGTCATGTGCCTGGCCGGTTCGTCGTTCCTGCTGGACGGCATCTACACCAAAATATCCAGGGCGTTCGGCGTCT
- the LOC114122120 gene encoding facilitated trehalose transporter Tret1-like, with product MAEGRFKTVFITFSVALIASLGSMVVGSWVGWSSPATYLMKTNQTNLDVTDYGMMIAMYDLGNMVSPIPCGYLLAHIGRRWTIRMIGPMNMIAWIAIIVWPSKLSVLYMARVFAGLSKGMTMSSIPMYVGEIAEVKLRGAVLSLFPIMLCVGMLGIQTIGQMLNYTHLNILGLCFSATFTILFFPMPESPYYLMQKNKRDQAERSLKTIRAKDDVTDEMELIEETVTKQMQSKTTYKELFQNKANRRAFIITAGASMFQRLSGISPFIHFTSITLPSANYWMNPLTAVVLFTVSKYIGTLSHMALVDWMGRKPLMLVSHATMAVLTAVYGLSLYALANGPEDRPLAWCPVVVLWLYGLAYSVGAGSLTYTLIGEMFAANVKTKAAPLCVMCLAGSSFLLDGTYTRISKVFGVYTNYYMYAVFNLVWAVVAGFVMIETKGKMFLEIEQILATT from the exons atggcGGAAGGAAGATTCAAAACAGTGTTCATTACATTTTCTGTTGctctaatag CGAGTTTAGGTTCCATGGTCGTTGGTTCATGGGTAGGATGGTCGTCTCCGGCCACTTACTTAATGAAGACCAACCAAACCAACTTGGATGTGACCGATTACGGGATGATGATTGCTATGTACGACTTGGGAAACATGGTCAGTCCTATCCCTTGCGGTTATCTTCTGGCACATATCGGCAGGAGGTGGACGATTCGCATGATTGGCCCGATGAACATGATCGCCTGGATCGCGATTATCGTGTGGCCCTCCAAGCTGAGTGTCCTCTACATGGCCAGGGTGTTCGCAGGACTGTCAAAAGGGATGACCATGAGCTCCATTCCAATGTATGTGGGTGAAATAGCCGAGGTCAAGTTGCGGGGTGCCGTGTTGTCCTTGTTTCCGATTATGTTGTGCGTAGGCATGTTAGGCATACAGACGATCGGTCAGATGCTAAACTACACACATCTTAACATTCTGGGTCTGTGTTTCTCGGCCACGTTCACGATACTGTTTTTCCCAATGCCCGAAAGCCCGTACTATCTGATGCAGAAAAATAAAAGGGACCAAGCAGAGAGATCTCTCAAGACTATCCGAGCCAAGGATGACGTTACGGACGAGATGGAGCTCATTGAGGAAACGGTCACCAAGCAGATGCAGTCAAAAACCACTTACAAGGAGTTATTCCAAAACAAGGCCAACCGGAGGGCTTTTATAATTACGGCAGGAGCTAGTATGTTTCAGAGGCTCAGCGGCATCAGTCCA TTCATACACTTCACCTCGATCACGCTACCGTCCGCCAACTACTGGATGAACCCTTTGACGGCCGTCGTGCTGTTCACCGTGTCCAAGTACATCGGCACGCTGTCGCACATGGCGCTGGTGGACTGGATGGGACGGAAACCGCTGATGTTGGTCTCGCACGCCACGATGGCCGTGCTGACGGCCGTGTACGGCTTAAGCCTGTACGCGTTGGCCAACGGGCCCGAAGACCGTCCGCTGGCTTGGTGCCCTGTGGTCGTGCTGTGGCTTTACGGCCTGGCGTATTCCGTGGGCGCAGGTTCGCTCACGTACACGCTCATCGGCGAGATGTTCGCGGCCAACGTCAAGACCAAGGCTGCTCCGCTGTGCGTCATGTGCCTGGCCGGTTCGTCGTTCCTGCTGGACGGCACCTACACCAGAATATCCAAGGTGTTTGGCGTCTACACCAATTATTACATGTACGCCGTGTTCAACCTCGTCTGGGCCGTCGTCGCCGGTTTCGTCATGATCGAGACCAAGGGCAAAATGTTTCTGGAAATCGAGCAAATACTCGCGACCACCTGA